In Mus musculus strain C57BL/6J chromosome 9, GRCm38.p6 C57BL/6J, one genomic interval encodes:
- the Paqr9 gene encoding membrane progesterone receptor epsilon — protein sequence MPRRLQQRGAGVKGPPASTSRRSHPASASAPRSPPAATTKPLLRWDEVPDDFVECFILSGYRRLPCTAQECLASVLKPTNETLNFWTHFIPLLLFLSKFCRLFFLGGSDVPFHHPWLLPLWCYASGVLLTFAMSCTAHVFSCLSLRLRAAFFYLDYASISYYGFGSTVAYYYYLLPSLSLLDARVMTPYVQQRLGWHVDCTRLIAVYRALVLPVAFVLAVACTVACCKSRTDWCSYPFALRTFVFVMPLSMACPIMLESWLFDLRGENPTLFVHFYRRYFWLVVAAFFNVSKIPERIQPGLFDIIGHSHQLFHIFTFLSIYDQVYYVEEGLRQFLQAPPAAPTFSGTVGYMLLLVVCLGLVIRKFLNSTEFCSKK from the coding sequence ATGCCGCGGCGCCTGCAGCAGCGGGGCGCCGGCGTGAAGGGACCGCCGGCCTCGACCTCCCGGCGCTCGCAtcccgcctccgcctccgccccCCGGAGCCCGCCGGCGGCCACGACCAAGCCGCTGCTGCGCTGGGACGAGGTGCCCGATGACTTCGTGGAGTGCTTCATCCTGTCCGGCTACCGGCGGCTGCCGTGCACCGCGCAAGAGTGCCTGGCCTCGGTGCTGAAGCCCACCAATGAGACGCTCAACTTCTGGACGCACTTCATCCCGCTGCTGCTGTTCCTCAGTAAGTTCTGCCGCCTCTTCTTCCTGGGCGGCAGCGATGTGCCCTTCCACCACCCCTGGCTGCTGCCGCTGTGGTGCTATGCGTCGGGGGTGCTGCTGACCTTCGCCATGAGCTGCACGGCGCACGTGTTCAGCTGCCTGTCGCTGCGCCTGCGCGCCGCCTTCTTCTACCTGGACTACGCTTCCATCAGCTACTATGGCTTCGGCAGCACCGTGGCCTACTACTACTACCTGCTGCCCAGCCTGAGCCTGCTGGACGCCAGGGTCATGACGCCGTATGTGCAGCAGCGCCTGGGCTGGCACGTGGACTGCACCCGCCTCATCGCGGTCTACCGCGCGCTCGTGCTGCCCGTGGCCTTCGTGCTGGCTGTGGCCTGCACCGTGGCTTGCTGTAAGAGCCGCACCGACTGGTGCTCCTACCCGTTCGCCCTGCGCACCTTCGTCTTCGTCATGCCGCTCAGCATGGCCTGCCCCATTATGCTAGAGAGCTGGCTCTTCGACCTGCGAGGCGAGAACCCCACACTCTTCGTGCACTTCTACCGCCGCTACTTCTGGCTGGTGGTGGCCGCCTTCTTCAACGTGAGCAAGATCCCTGAGCGCATCCAGCCGGGTCTCTTCGACATCATTGGCCACAGCCATCAGCTCTTCCACATCTTCACTTTCCTCAGCATCTATGACCAGGTGTACTACGTGGAAGAGGGCCTGCGCCAGTTCCTCCAGGCACCCCCTGCCGCGCCCACCTTCTCGGGCACAGTGGGCTacatgctgctgctggtggtttgCCTGGGACTAGTCATCAGGAAGTTCCTGAACAGCACCGAATTCTGCAGTAAAAAGTGA